A region of Selenomonadales bacterium 4137-cl DNA encodes the following proteins:
- a CDS encoding helix-turn-helix domain-containing protein codes for MVIPKPDKICADDLLNAIQTAKLLGVSKDTIYELTRRKEIPHRYVGKQPRYPVWLIIDWFHNWKGVC; via the coding sequence GTGGTCATTCCGAAGCCGGATAAGATTTGCGCGGACGATTTGCTGAATGCGATTCAAACTGCCAAACTGCTCGGCGTATCAAAGGATACCATTTACGAATTGACGCGCCGGAAAGAGATCCCGCATAGGTATGTGGGGAAACAGCCGCGCTATCCGGTCTGGCTGATCATTGATTGGTTCCATAACTGGAAGGGGGTGTGCTAG
- a CDS encoding S24 family peptidase, which translates to MSDITPVGELILSAIEEKGWSQRELAARAGISNTEVGKIIKKGERKKPPINNVIKIAKALGKPTEPFLNALGVTILSLAPTTSGGRVKIPIIGTVKAGYNGLAYEDFMGDEWTDRDELSVGYDYRWLKVKGDSMINAGIFDGDLALVRIQSDVENGSLAVIVIDGEEGTIKRVYKENGTLILQSANPNIPPRIVKEDYYIMGVVKQIKRKF; encoded by the coding sequence ATGTCCGATATCACTCCTGTAGGTGAATTAATATTATCTGCCATAGAAGAAAAAGGATGGAGCCAACGAGAACTTGCAGCACGCGCTGGGATTAGCAATACAGAAGTTGGGAAAATAATAAAAAAAGGGGAGCGCAAAAAGCCCCCAATAAACAATGTTATTAAAATAGCTAAAGCCCTCGGAAAACCTACTGAACCATTCTTAAATGCGTTAGGCGTTACAATTCTTTCATTAGCACCAACCACATCAGGCGGACGCGTAAAAATCCCGATTATAGGAACAGTAAAAGCTGGATACAATGGGCTAGCCTATGAAGATTTTATGGGTGACGAATGGACTGATCGAGACGAATTAAGCGTAGGGTATGATTATCGATGGTTAAAAGTTAAAGGCGATAGTATGATCAACGCAGGCATATTTGATGGAGATTTAGCCTTAGTTAGAATTCAATCAGATGTTGAAAATGGATCGCTGGCCGTAATAGTAATTGATGGTGAAGAAGGAACAATTAAGAGAGTTTATAAAGAGAACGGCACCCTGATACTCCAATCAGCAAATCCTAACATCCCCCCGCGGATCGTCAAAGAAGATTATTACATTATGGGAGTAGTAAAGCAAATTAAGAGAAAATTTTAG
- a CDS encoding tyrosine-type recombinase/integrase — protein MSIQEKNGIWYAVIMYRDPLTNKKKYKWVRAGKSSKEAEKLERSLRTDLDRGNITFSDKTTLEKFLNQWLEIVIKPNLRASTYANYKVQIKNISKNLGNTDLIKLKAPQIQAHYNSELQRPLKKDKDGNVVKTVRPTSVRLQHSILTMALDKAVEWQLIPKNPCNFTDPPQKNKPKNAAYAPQHVQTAIDIAEDTNLYLPVLLGFLCGLRRGEICGLRWSDLNLREKYAKVQHSLDRMNIDDAIRLHKDGIVAWYGYPSKDNKSVLALGPVKTDESEGYVSLPTIVINELRMELLAQIIQMERLGPSYHDHDFVWIWDDGRPHDPDYLYHSFKKMIRRQNKAVDDDSKIPANEKEARKLPDIRPHDMRHTHATLLLRSKIDTKIVSQKLRHKKASFTQDYYQHVHKDMQEETANVMDEMFGKKDD, from the coding sequence GTGAGCATACAGGAAAAGAACGGAATATGGTATGCGGTTATCATGTACCGGGATCCCCTAACCAACAAGAAGAAGTATAAATGGGTGCGGGCCGGGAAATCCTCTAAGGAGGCCGAAAAGCTGGAACGCAGCCTGCGGACCGATCTTGACCGGGGGAATATCACCTTTTCGGATAAAACCACCCTGGAAAAGTTTCTCAACCAATGGTTGGAAATAGTAATTAAACCAAATTTACGTGCATCAACATACGCTAATTACAAAGTCCAGATAAAGAATATCAGCAAGAATCTTGGCAACACCGATCTGATCAAACTGAAGGCCCCACAAATTCAGGCGCACTATAACAGCGAATTGCAGCGCCCGCTGAAAAAAGACAAGGATGGCAACGTGGTGAAAACCGTCCGTCCCACATCCGTCCGTCTGCAGCACTCCATCCTGACCATGGCCCTGGATAAAGCGGTGGAATGGCAGCTGATCCCAAAGAACCCCTGCAACTTTACCGATCCCCCACAGAAGAACAAACCGAAAAATGCCGCCTACGCGCCCCAGCACGTCCAAACGGCCATTGATATAGCGGAGGATACCAATCTATACTTACCGGTCTTGCTGGGCTTCCTGTGCGGCCTACGGCGGGGAGAAATATGTGGCCTCCGCTGGTCGGATCTGAACTTAAGGGAAAAGTACGCGAAGGTGCAGCACAGTCTGGACCGGATGAATATCGATGATGCGATCAGGCTGCACAAGGATGGCATAGTGGCATGGTACGGCTACCCCAGCAAGGATAATAAATCCGTCCTGGCGCTGGGGCCGGTCAAAACAGATGAAAGCGAAGGATACGTTTCCCTGCCGACAATCGTTATCAACGAACTCCGCATGGAACTCCTGGCGCAGATCATCCAGATGGAACGGCTTGGACCCTCCTATCACGATCATGATTTCGTTTGGATATGGGATGACGGCCGGCCGCATGATCCGGATTACTTATACCACTCTTTCAAGAAGATGATCCGGCGCCAGAATAAGGCGGTGGACGATGATTCGAAGATCCCGGCCAACGAAAAGGAAGCCCGGAAGTTACCCGATATTCGGCCCCACGATATGCGCCATACACACGCCACCCTGCTGCTGCGCAGCAAGATCGATACCAAGATCGTCAGCCAAAAGCTACGCCACAAAAAGGCGTCATTCACCCAGGATTATTACCAGCACGTTCACAAGGATATGCAGGAAGAAACGGCCAATGTAATGGATGAAATGTTTGGGAAAAAAGACGATTAA
- a CDS encoding Fe-Mn family superoxide dismutase has product MGQQANLTGTEILYNASDYSSLLGMDGFSETLLKTHFGLYQGYVANTNKLLGLLREAAPAGKTSSPEYAELRRRLGWEFNGMRLHELYFENLGGDGILVPEGLLAARMTEDFGGPGEWAKDFKVTGAMRGIGWVVLYQDVNNGRLINFWINEHDTGHPAGCNPILVMDVFEHAYMLDYAARRADYIEAFFRNINWEAAEGRLL; this is encoded by the coding sequence TTGGGACAACAGGCCAACCTGACCGGCACGGAGATTCTATATAACGCCAGCGACTACTCCTCCCTCCTCGGCATGGACGGGTTCAGCGAAACGTTGCTTAAAACCCATTTTGGCCTTTATCAGGGCTATGTCGCCAACACCAACAAACTCCTCGGCCTCCTTCGCGAAGCGGCGCCGGCCGGGAAAACATCCTCCCCCGAATACGCCGAACTCAGACGTCGCCTGGGCTGGGAATTCAACGGCATGCGCCTGCACGAGCTCTACTTCGAAAACCTTGGTGGCGACGGCATCCTCGTCCCCGAAGGTTTGCTGGCCGCCCGGATGACCGAGGACTTCGGCGGCCCGGGCGAATGGGCCAAGGATTTTAAGGTAACCGGCGCGATGCGGGGCATAGGCTGGGTCGTTCTGTATCAGGACGTAAACAATGGCCGGCTCATCAACTTCTGGATCAACGAGCACGACACCGGGCATCCGGCAGGCTGCAACCCCATCCTCGTTATGGACGTCTTCGAACACGCCTACATGCTCGACTACGCCGCCAGGCGGGCCGACTACATCGAGGCCTTCTTCCGCAACATCAACTGGGAGGCGGCCGAAGGCCGGCTACTGTGA
- a CDS encoding S1-like domain-containing RNA-binding protein, whose translation MTNDTELKPGTVRTLAVVRTGEPGAFLDAGTGKTTDDILLHRAQQTREVTVGEKLPVYLYLDPKGRLTASMRLPKMREGQVARAAVINTTRDGAFVDIGAERGVFMPFAGMKGRVRRGDKVWIKLYRDKSGRPAVTMEVEDELRRAARPAEDVKLGDRITGSVYNLTDEGAFLFTTDRHIAFLHHSETAERPSLGQEITARVTFVRDDGRINISTRPVKQEAMDIDAEAILAMLRSRDGSMPYSDATPPETVKEKFRISKASFKRALGRLMKAGLVEQREGWTYLKQPDDSEGGDRLGTTGQPDRHGDSI comes from the coding sequence ATGACTAACGATACAGAACTCAAGCCGGGCACCGTCCGCACGCTTGCCGTCGTGCGCACGGGCGAACCGGGCGCCTTCCTCGACGCCGGCACCGGCAAAACGACCGACGACATCCTGCTCCATCGCGCCCAGCAAACCCGCGAAGTGACCGTGGGCGAGAAGCTGCCCGTTTACCTTTACCTAGACCCCAAGGGCCGCCTCACCGCCAGCATGCGGCTGCCGAAGATGCGGGAGGGGCAGGTCGCCAGAGCCGCCGTCATCAACACCACCAGGGACGGGGCATTCGTCGACATCGGCGCCGAACGCGGCGTATTCATGCCCTTCGCCGGCATGAAAGGCCGGGTTCGCCGGGGCGACAAGGTGTGGATCAAGCTTTACCGCGACAAATCCGGCCGTCCGGCCGTCACTATGGAAGTCGAGGACGAGCTCAGGCGGGCGGCGCGGCCGGCCGAAGACGTCAAGCTTGGCGACCGGATAACAGGCTCGGTATACAACCTCACCGACGAAGGCGCCTTCCTCTTCACCACTGACAGGCATATAGCCTTCCTCCATCACAGCGAAACCGCCGAACGCCCCAGCCTCGGCCAGGAGATAACCGCCCGCGTCACCTTTGTCCGCGACGACGGCCGCATCAACATCTCTACCAGGCCGGTCAAGCAAGAGGCCATGGACATCGATGCCGAAGCCATCCTCGCCATGCTCCGCTCCCGCGACGGCAGCATGCCGTACAGCGACGCCACCCCGCCGGAGACTGTCAAAGAGAAATTCCGCATCAGCAAAGCATCTTTCAAGCGCGCCCTCGGCCGCCTGATGAAAGCCGGCTTGGTCGAACAGCGCGAAGGCTGGACATACCTTAAACAACCCGACGACAGCGAAGGAGGGGACCGCCTTGGGACAACAGGCCAACCTGACCGGCACGGAGATTCTATATAA
- the rsfS gene encoding ribosome silencing factor: MTEANLAELAAAAASDKKARDIVILDLEGVSLVADHFVICSANSTTQVQAIADNIEERLEEAGITLLRKEGYREARWILMDYGACVAHIFVEEDRRYYSLERLWGDAKSYSYQE, from the coding sequence ATGACCGAAGCAAACTTGGCCGAGTTGGCGGCGGCAGCGGCCAGTGACAAAAAAGCCCGCGACATCGTCATTTTAGACCTGGAGGGGGTTTCGCTGGTCGCCGACCACTTTGTCATCTGTAGCGCCAATTCCACCACCCAGGTGCAGGCGATCGCCGATAATATCGAAGAGAGGCTAGAGGAAGCGGGGATAACCCTGCTGCGCAAGGAGGGCTACCGGGAGGCCCGCTGGATACTGATGGACTACGGCGCCTGCGTCGCACACATCTTCGTCGAGGAAGACCGCCGGTATTACAGCCTGGAACGTCTTTGGGGCGACGCCAAGTCATACTCCTACCAAGAGTGA
- a CDS encoding LCP family protein: MRSRLDSTRARRKIRWSRVFLVFAVFVVFVTAFAGAALYAYLKMFDTAALPGGGSTPETRITADTALGKRVNILILGIDEGDNETPGAPKRSDTMIVASVDPADGAVSMLSIPRDTRVAIPGRAGYDKITHAYAYGGPELATRTVEAFLGVPINYYIAMDWKGFVSVVDILGGVDLYVERDMNYDDPYAGLSIHLKKGYQHLDGEKAGQYIRFRHDELGDIGRVHRQQRFLKAMTDEMLQVGTLLKLPALSATLRQYVASDMPPLTMLTLANTLKGFKDGGLKAELLPGDFATIDGLSYWVADKEGTKALVQTLFSAGGAKVSGNLPSKTRGNL, encoded by the coding sequence ATGCGCAGCCGCCTGGACTCGACCCGTGCGCGCCGCAAGATCCGCTGGTCGCGCGTGTTCCTTGTCTTCGCCGTATTCGTCGTCTTCGTGACGGCATTTGCCGGCGCCGCCCTCTACGCCTACTTGAAAATGTTCGACACCGCCGCCCTGCCCGGCGGTGGCTCTACGCCCGAAACCCGGATTACCGCTGATACCGCGCTCGGCAAACGGGTCAATATTCTGATTCTCGGCATCGACGAGGGGGACAACGAAACACCCGGCGCGCCGAAACGCTCGGATACGATGATCGTTGCCAGCGTCGACCCGGCCGACGGGGCGGTCAGCATGCTCTCCATCCCCCGAGACACGCGGGTGGCCATCCCCGGCCGCGCCGGCTACGACAAGATCACCCACGCCTACGCATACGGCGGCCCCGAGCTTGCCACCCGGACGGTGGAGGCCTTCCTGGGTGTGCCTATCAACTATTATATCGCTATGGACTGGAAAGGCTTTGTCAGCGTCGTAGATATCCTCGGCGGGGTGGACCTGTACGTCGAGCGGGACATGAACTACGACGACCCGTATGCCGGTTTGAGCATCCACCTCAAGAAAGGTTACCAGCACCTCGACGGCGAGAAAGCCGGCCAGTATATCCGCTTCCGTCACGACGAACTCGGCGATATCGGCCGGGTGCACCGCCAGCAGCGTTTCCTGAAAGCCATGACCGACGAAATGCTCCAGGTCGGAACGCTGCTCAAGCTGCCGGCTCTCTCCGCCACCCTCAGGCAGTACGTGGCCAGCGACATGCCGCCGCTCACCATGCTCACGCTCGCCAACACCCTCAAGGGCTTCAAGGACGGCGGGTTAAAGGCCGAACTGCTGCCCGGCGATTTTGCCACTATCGACGGACTCAGCTACTGGGTCGCGGACAAAGAGGGGACCAAGGCGCTCGTCCAGACGCTTTTTTCGGCCGGCGGCGCCAAAGTCAGCGGCAACCTTCCCAGCAAGACGCGCGGCAACTTATAA
- the yqeK gene encoding bis(5'-nucleosyl)-tetraphosphatase (symmetrical) YqeK, which translates to MTDKMFAQLTKVLSPKRLEHSRGVSETAAVLAAKYGADVGKARLAGLLHDCARGMPSNILLQVAAASGIVVNDVEKREPMLLHAPVGAMIASRDFGVDDPEVLAAIRWHTTGGPSMALLDEIVFLADYIEPARSFPGVDRLRELAGEDLPVALLAAYDQTLSHLLAERRLIHPATVEGRNALLMKIKN; encoded by the coding sequence ATGACTGATAAGATGTTCGCACAACTGACGAAAGTTTTGTCACCCAAGCGCCTTGAGCATTCCCGGGGTGTCAGCGAAACGGCCGCCGTTTTGGCCGCCAAGTATGGCGCCGACGTCGGCAAAGCCCGGCTGGCGGGGCTTCTCCACGACTGCGCCCGCGGCATGCCCAGCAACATCCTATTGCAGGTCGCCGCGGCGTCTGGTATAGTGGTGAATGATGTCGAAAAACGGGAGCCCATGCTTTTGCATGCGCCGGTCGGCGCGATGATTGCCAGCCGCGATTTTGGCGTGGACGACCCGGAGGTGCTTGCAGCCATCCGTTGGCATACCACAGGTGGGCCGTCGATGGCGCTGCTTGATGAAATCGTCTTTCTTGCCGACTATATCGAACCCGCAAGGTCGTTTCCGGGGGTCGACCGCCTGCGGGAGCTGGCCGGGGAAGATCTGCCCGTGGCCCTGTTGGCCGCCTACGATCAGACTCTGAGCCATCTTCTCGCCGAACGGCGGCTCATCCATCCGGCGACGGTCGAAGGGCGCAACGCCCTGCTGATGAAGATAAAGAATTAA
- a CDS encoding RNA-binding protein → MAKTLYVGNLPWGTTEADLAEAFRPHGSVISSRIITDKETGRSRGFGFVEVEDADVDNMIAAMNGADFGGRQVVVNEAKPRQGQY, encoded by the coding sequence ATGGCGAAAACTCTCTATGTCGGTAACTTGCCCTGGGGCACAACGGAAGCCGATCTCGCGGAAGCGTTCCGTCCGCACGGTTCGGTTATATCCAGTCGCATCATCACTGACAAAGAAACAGGCAGATCAAGGGGCTTTGGTTTTGTCGAGGTCGAGGACGCTGATGTGGACAACATGATTGCCGCGATGAACGGCGCCGACTTCGGCGGCCGCCAGGTTGTCGTAAATGAGGCCAAGCCGCGGCAGGGACAATACTAG
- a CDS encoding EAL domain-containing protein has product MVGANDGLWDWDFATNEVYLSEHCTELVGLDRQTIIGLDQYFAKAVPAGERRKVLAALRGHLQGKTPHFVYEHRIKTPGGLKWIMTRGKALLDEAGRPVRMAGSITDISERKAKEELVRHMAYHDSLTGIANRAALNRKLQDLAAGTAEGLRGAIVFIDLDNFKVINDTFGHSHGDKLLVLVSRQLRDIDDDRHFVARVGGDEFIVLIEDADRGRAAEYADRLLAIFANPLSLNGKSVYVTVSVGVTVFPDDGVSAEELFKNADLAMYKAKELGKNRHVFFDRSMDELVRRKMMTERDLREAIPNGELRLSYQPFIETATGRVSGLEALLRWQRPDRIVMPGEFVKIAEETGLIVPIGDWVFRNACSFAAAMRRQGAGHPVVSVNLSVVQLIRGDFVDWVREVIGATGVDPRDVAFEITESVLMDNFEANIDKLAEIRRFGVRIYLDDFGTGYSSLKYLRQLPVDIIKIDKSFVDDLNDIDGQREIIGSIISLAHRARLQVVAEGVETEGQLAKLIKYKCDFVQGFYYSRPVAQQDVPGLLLRLGEREGK; this is encoded by the coding sequence TTGGTCGGGGCCAACGACGGCCTGTGGGACTGGGATTTCGCCACCAACGAGGTTTATCTTTCGGAACACTGCACCGAGCTTGTCGGCCTGGACCGGCAGACGATCATCGGATTGGACCAGTATTTCGCCAAGGCCGTGCCGGCCGGCGAACGGCGCAAGGTTCTCGCCGCCCTGCGCGGTCATCTGCAGGGCAAGACCCCGCATTTCGTCTATGAGCACAGAATCAAAACCCCCGGCGGCTTAAAGTGGATCATGACCAGGGGTAAAGCGCTCCTGGACGAAGCCGGCCGGCCCGTCAGAATGGCGGGATCGATAACCGATATTTCGGAACGCAAGGCCAAGGAAGAACTTGTTCGCCATATGGCTTACCACGACTCGCTCACCGGCATCGCCAACCGGGCGGCGCTTAACCGCAAGCTCCAGGACCTCGCCGCCGGGACGGCCGAAGGCCTGCGGGGAGCAATCGTGTTCATCGACCTCGACAACTTTAAAGTCATCAACGACACTTTCGGCCACTCCCACGGCGATAAACTGCTTGTCCTCGTAAGCCGGCAGCTGCGGGACATTGATGACGACCGCCACTTCGTCGCCCGCGTCGGCGGCGACGAGTTCATCGTCCTCATTGAAGACGCCGACCGTGGCCGGGCGGCTGAATACGCCGACCGTCTGCTGGCTATTTTCGCCAACCCGCTCAGCCTCAACGGCAAAAGCGTGTATGTAACCGTCAGCGTCGGGGTGACCGTGTTCCCTGACGACGGGGTATCGGCCGAAGAACTGTTTAAAAATGCCGACCTAGCCATGTATAAGGCCAAGGAACTCGGCAAGAACCGCCACGTGTTTTTCGACCGCTCGATGGACGAACTTGTGCGGCGGAAGATGATGACCGAGCGAGATCTTCGCGAGGCGATCCCCAACGGGGAACTGCGCCTGTCGTACCAGCCGTTCATCGAAACGGCCACAGGGCGCGTATCCGGTCTTGAGGCACTGCTGCGTTGGCAGCGTCCCGATAGAATAGTCATGCCCGGCGAATTCGTCAAAATAGCGGAAGAAACGGGCCTGATTGTGCCGATCGGCGACTGGGTTTTCCGCAACGCCTGCTCTTTCGCCGCCGCTATGCGCCGTCAGGGCGCCGGCCATCCCGTCGTCAGCGTCAACCTGTCGGTTGTCCAGCTTATTCGCGGTGACTTCGTCGACTGGGTACGGGAAGTAATTGGCGCGACGGGTGTCGATCCGCGGGACGTCGCCTTCGAAATTACCGAAAGCGTGCTGATGGACAACTTCGAGGCCAACATCGACAAACTCGCCGAGATCCGGCGCTTTGGCGTGAGGATTTACCTCGATGATTTCGGCACAGGATATTCGTCGCTTAAATACCTTCGTCAGTTGCCTGTCGATATCATCAAGATCGACAAGTCGTTCGTCGATGATCTGAACGACATCGACGGCCAGCGGGAGATAATCGGCTCGATCATCAGCCTCGCCCACCGCGCACGCCTGCAGGTGGTCGCCGAGGGAGTCGAGACCGAAGGTCAGCTGGCGAAACTGATAAAATACAAGTGCGACTTTGTCCAGGGCTTCTACTACAGCAGGCCGGTCGCCCAGCAGGACGTGCCCGGACTGCTGCTGCGCCTCGGCGAGCGCGAGGGAAAGTGA
- the nadD gene encoding nicotinate-nucleotide adenylyltransferase: MHTTQKIGIMGGTFDPIHIGHLVTADAVRIEYRLDKVLFIPAANPPHKQDSQVTPALHRYIMTAMATYSNPHFFVSAIEMERPGPSYTIDTVRILHERYAERAKFYFITGADAVGDLPTWNNIDELLDLCDFVATTRPGCVSAIDDVIRHFGPKGAARIHRLTTPELEISSTDIRDRVKKGRSIKYIVPESVESYILKEGLYIG, from the coding sequence ATGCATACAACACAGAAAATCGGCATAATGGGCGGGACCTTCGACCCCATCCATATCGGCCATCTCGTTACCGCGGACGCGGTGAGGATTGAGTACCGCCTCGACAAGGTGTTGTTCATCCCGGCCGCCAATCCGCCCCACAAGCAGGATTCGCAGGTCACGCCCGCCCTGCATCGCTACATCATGACCGCGATGGCTACCTATTCCAACCCCCACTTCTTCGTGTCCGCCATCGAGATGGAGCGCCCGGGGCCTTCCTACACCATCGATACCGTCAGAATCCTCCACGAGCGCTACGCCGAACGGGCGAAATTCTACTTCATCACCGGCGCCGACGCCGTCGGCGACCTGCCTACCTGGAACAACATCGACGAACTCCTCGATCTGTGCGATTTCGTCGCCACTACCCGCCCCGGTTGCGTAAGCGCTATCGACGACGTCATTCGCCATTTCGGGCCCAAGGGAGCGGCCCGCATCCACCGCCTGACCACCCCCGAGCTGGAGATATCCTCCACCGATATCCGCGACCGGGTCAAGAAGGGCCGGTCGATCAAATACATTGTCCCGGAGAGCGTGGAAAGCTACATACTCAAAGAAGGGCTGTATATCGGCTAA
- a CDS encoding ABC transporter permease produces MFWESVLIALDGLKANKLRAFLTMLGIIIGVGAVIAMVSIGMGVRQKVETSIAGLGSNLIIVMPGATTPSGVRLAAGSSTTLTNNDSRAISREIAGVAAVAPSVSRSFQLVYGNQNWTTNVLGTTPEYLDVRNFAVGSGTFFTSKDIDTRARVAVLGKTVADNLFGDVSPLGQTIRINKAPFRVVGVLESKGQSAGGYDQDDTVIVPLTTAQERLLGITHLNNISVQAESPEVIDKVQEDIGALLRARHRLAPGVPDNFTVRNLASVMATAQETTGTITLLLGNVAAISLVVGGIGIMNIMLVSVTERTREIGIRKALGATFRNILLQFLIEAVVIGVTGGLIGIGVGMAGSYAISYVAGWNTVVSPLSIIVAFVFSVMIGLFFGLYPARKAALLDPIEALRYE; encoded by the coding sequence ATGTTCTGGGAAAGCGTCCTCATAGCCCTCGACGGCCTAAAAGCCAACAAGCTCCGCGCCTTCCTCACCATGCTCGGCATCATCATCGGCGTCGGCGCGGTCATCGCCATGGTATCCATCGGCATGGGCGTCCGGCAGAAGGTCGAGACCTCTATCGCCGGCCTCGGCTCCAACCTCATCATCGTCATGCCGGGGGCGACGACGCCGTCCGGCGTGCGTCTGGCGGCCGGCTCCAGCACCACCCTCACCAATAACGACTCCCGGGCCATCTCCCGCGAGATCGCCGGCGTCGCCGCGGTCGCGCCCAGCGTAAGCCGCTCCTTCCAGTTGGTGTACGGTAACCAGAACTGGACCACCAACGTCCTCGGAACAACCCCGGAATATCTCGACGTACGCAATTTCGCCGTCGGCAGCGGCACCTTCTTCACCAGCAAGGATATCGATACCCGCGCGCGGGTGGCCGTCCTCGGCAAAACGGTCGCCGACAACCTCTTCGGCGACGTTTCGCCGCTTGGTCAGACCATCCGCATCAACAAGGCCCCCTTCCGGGTCGTCGGCGTCCTCGAGTCCAAAGGCCAGTCAGCCGGCGGCTACGACCAGGACGACACCGTCATCGTGCCCCTTACCACCGCCCAGGAACGACTGCTCGGCATCACCCATCTGAACAACATCAGCGTTCAGGCCGAATCCCCCGAGGTCATCGACAAGGTCCAGGAAGACATCGGCGCCCTGCTTCGGGCCCGGCACCGCCTGGCGCCCGGCGTGCCCGACAACTTCACCGTCCGCAACCTGGCGTCCGTCATGGCTACCGCGCAGGAGACCACCGGCACCATCACCCTGCTGCTCGGTAATGTCGCCGCCATCTCCCTGGTGGTCGGCGGCATCGGCATAATGAACATCATGCTCGTGTCGGTGACGGAAAGAACCAGGGAGATCGGCATCCGCAAAGCCCTTGGCGCCACTTTCCGGAACATCCTGCTCCAGTTCCTCATCGAGGCGGTCGTTATCGGCGTCACCGGCGGCCTTATCGGCATCGGCGTAGGCATGGCCGGCTCGTACGCCATCTCCTACGTCGCCGGCTGGAACACCGTCGTTTCGCCGCTCTCGATCATCGTCGCCTTTGTCTTCTCGGTTATGATCGGCCTGTTCTTCGGCCTCTACCCGGCCCGCAAAGCCGCCCTGCTCGACCCCATTGAAGCGCTGCGGTACGAATAA
- a CDS encoding ABC transporter ATP-binding protein — translation MTIALRDITKIYQMGDNTVHALAGVSLDVAAGEFTAIMGPSGSGKSTLMNILGCLDRPTSGSYLLDGEEVATLGDDALAIIRNRKIGFVFQSFNLLPRMSALQNVALPMVYAGVDRHSRLEKAAKALALVGLADRQHHRPNELSGGQRQRVAIARSLVNDPAIIMADEPTGNLDTKSGNEIMTIFHDLNKQGRTVVLITHEPDIAACAKRVVHVRDGIIIRDERGEEAAQCSGKASS, via the coding sequence ATGACCATCGCTCTGCGTGACATAACAAAGATCTATCAGATGGGCGACAACACCGTCCACGCCCTGGCCGGCGTAAGCCTCGACGTGGCCGCCGGCGAGTTCACCGCCATCATGGGCCCGTCCGGATCGGGCAAGTCGACCCTGATGAACATCCTCGGCTGTCTGGATCGGCCGACCAGCGGCTCGTACCTCCTCGACGGGGAGGAGGTGGCCACCCTCGGCGATGACGCTCTGGCCATCATCCGCAACCGTAAGATCGGCTTCGTCTTCCAGAGCTTCAACCTGCTGCCCCGCATGTCGGCCCTCCAGAACGTCGCCCTGCCGATGGTTTACGCCGGGGTCGACAGGCATAGCCGGCTGGAAAAGGCGGCCAAGGCCCTGGCTCTCGTCGGCCTTGCCGACCGCCAGCACCACCGGCCCAACGAACTGTCCGGCGGCCAGCGCCAGCGGGTGGCCATCGCCCGCTCGCTCGTCAACGACCCGGCCATCATCATGGCCGACGAGCCCACCGGCAACCTCGACACCAAATCAGGCAACGAGATAATGACGATCTTCCATGACCTCAACAAGCAGGGACGGACGGTCGTACTCATCACCCACGAACCGGACATTGCCGCCTGCGCCAAACGGGTCGTCCATGTCCGCGACGGGATAATAATCCGCGACGAGCGCGGCGAGGAGGCGGCACAATGTTCTGGGAAAGCGTCCTCATAG